The DNA window TCCAGAATATTAGTCAATAATGAAACCGTTCGTTTGGATGAACTTGATGCACATTCGCTAGATGACAAAGATATTTTACTTATTGTAGACCGAATCGTGGTCAATGCTGAAACTTCAGCCGAGGAGGAATTTTACAATCGACTTGCCGATGCGGTTCAAACTGCTTTTTACGAAGGCAAAGGCATCTGCTATTTACAGGAATTAAATTCGCACCAACGCTTTTCGTACAGCAATAATTTCGAACTCGACGGGATTACTTTTTTAGAACCAAACGTTCATTTGTTCAGTTTTAATAATCCGTATGGCGCTTGTCCGGTTTGCGAAGGCTACGGAAATATTATCGGAATTGACGAAGAATTGGTCATTCCCAATACTTCATTATCTATTTTTGAAAATGCCATTTATCCTTGGCGTGGCGAGAGTATGGGCTGGTTTAGGGATGAATTGGTTAATAGTGCCTACAAGTTTGATTTCCCGATTCATAAACCTTTTTTCGAACTTTCTGAATCGCAAAAGGAATTAATTTGGACAGGAAATAAATTTTTTCAAGGGTTGAATGCTTTCTTCAAAGAATTGGAAGAAAAGAATTATAAAATCCAAAATCGGGTGATGCTTTCGCGCTATCGTGGCAAAACCAAATGCCACTCTTGCAAAGGAAAACGACTTAGGATAGAAGCTTCTTACGTAAAAATAAATGGCAAAACCGTTTCAGATTTGGTTGATTTGCCAATTAAACATTTGGTTACTTTTTTCAAAAACATCGATTTGAATGTGTATGAAAATCAAATTGCCAAGCGCTTATTAGTAGAAATCAACAATAGATTGTCGTTTTTGACCGAAGTCGGATTGGATTATTTGACTTTAAATAGAAACTCGGCGACACTTTCGGGCGGTGAATCACAACGTATTAATTTGGCGACTTCATTGGGAAGTAGTTTGGTAGGTTCGATGTATATTTTAGACGAACCCAGCATCGGTTTGCATCCAAAAGATACCGAACGATTGATTAAAGTTTTGGAATCCTTACGTGATTTAGGAAATACGGTCATTGTTGTAGAGCACGATGAAGATATTATGAAAGCCGCCGATATGATCATTGATATCGGACCCGAAGCCGGAACTTTTGGCGGCGAATTGGTTGCTCAGGGAACATTCGACGAAATCTTGAAATCGACTTCTCTTACAGCCAAATATTTGAATGGCGAGCTGGAAATAAAAACGCCTAGAATCCGCAGAAAATGGAGCAATTACATTGAAATTCTTGGAGCAAGAGAGAACAATTTACAAAACATAGACGTCAAATTTCCTTTAGAATGTTTGACGGTTATTACGGGAGTTTCAGGAAGTGGAAAAAGTACTTTGGTCAAAAAAATTCTATTTCCAGCGATGCAGAAAAAGTTGGACGGTGTGGGCGATAAAGCAGGACAATTCTCTGAAATGAGGGGTTATTATCACAAAATCCAGCACATTGAGTACGTCGATCAAAACCCAATCGGAAGAAGTTCTCGATCGAATCCTGTTACCTATATCAAAGCGTATGACGATATTCGGGATTTGTTTGCCAAAGAAAAACTGTCAAAAATTCGCGGATATCAAGCCAAACATTTTTCGTTTAACGTAGATGGCGGAAGATGTGAAACCTGCAAAGGCGAAGGAACCATCAATGTTGAAATGGTTTTTATGGCCGATGTGCAATTGCATTGCGAAACTTGTAATGGCAAACGATTCAAAAAAGAAGTTTTAGAAGTTACTTTCGAAGGCAAGAACATTCACGATGTTCTGACGATGACTGTTGATGATTCGATTTCTTTTTTTACAGCCAACAAGCAAACCAAGATAATTCAAAAATTGCAACCTCTACAAGATGTCGGTTTGGGTTATGTTCAGTTGGGACAATCATCATCAACCCTTTCTGGTGGTGAGGCGCAACGTATCAAACTGGCTTCATTTCTGGTGAAAGGTGCTACAAAAGAAAAAGCACTTTTTGTATTTGATGAACCTACAACAGGATTGCATTTTCACGACATCAAGAAACTTTTGGCTTCATTTGAAGCGCTGATTGATAAAGGACATTCCATATTGGTCATTGAACACAATTTGGATTTAATAAAATGTGCCGACTGGATTATTGACTTGGGACCAGAAGGTGGCGAAAACGGAGGGCAATTACTCGCCGAAGGAACGCCTGAAGATGTCATAAAAAACAAAAAGTCGGTTACAGCGAAGTATTTGAAAGAAAAACTTTAATGTTTGTGAATCAATTTTTAAGTTTAAAAAAGTTTGTCTGAGTTCAACTTTTTTTTAGTATTATTGAGCTAACCAAAAACCATTTAAAACGCTATACAGAACCCTTTAATTAAACCAGAAATAAACCGATGATAAAAAAAATATTTTATGTTTTACTGACCTTTATTGCAGTGGCATGCACACACAAAATCGATAAAAAAGCGATAATCAAAAACATTTCAAATGACAAACTTACAGTTAAAAGAGTAGATGTAATTCAAGAATCTAATTATTATAACGTATTAACTGATGTTCAAAATTCGGTATCTTCTTCGAAAGAAGCGTGGAGGAATTCCCCAGAGCTTAATCAATTGCACCGATTAATAACAATTGATAAAGTAAGTAATGCCTTCATTGCAAAGCTTAAAGCGGGAAATTATTCGAATGAGTCAAAAGTCATTGCCTATCGATTTATAAAGATAGATAAATCTAAAAAATTTATAGGCTACGCCGTAATTTTATTTCAAGGCGAAAGACAAGTTACTTTATTCTATGAATTACATCCTTATCCCTATGATTACTATCCTTCTGGTGGGGTGAAACAGCTAATTAATAAAGGTCTTGTAAAAGAAATTAATCAAATTGAAGCTGAATACAATAAAAATTTACCTGCAAATAAAAAAAATTAATATCGGATAGTATAAAAAATTAAATTACCCGATATTTTTTGTATCTTTGTCGGATTATGTCGAAAATAGACTTAGGATATCGAACAGAATTTCAATCAACCTTTGAGCGATTGTACCAAAAAAAGCAAGATTTGCAAGCCAGCAGACCTTTGCCAAACATAGCTTTGAATAAAATCAGAGAAAGTTTATCAATAGAATGGACCTATAATTCGAATAGTATCGAGGGAAACACTTTGAGTTTAAGAGAAACGCAAATGGTACTTCAGGAAGGCATTACCATAAAAGGAAAATCACTACGAGAACATTTCGAGGCACACAATCACGACAAAGCCATTGATTATTTATTTTCGATAATCAACGATAATTATGTTTTGCGAAGTATTGATATTTTGTCATTGCACGGCTTAGTCTTGCGTTCTATTGAAGAAGATTTTGCAGGGCGAATTAGAAACGGTGGTGTTCGCATTTCAGGCGCTAATTTTGTTCCCCCAAACGCCAATAAAGTTTCCGATTTGTTGGATGAATTGATTGATTTTGTCAATACCAATCCTATGGAATTGAACGATATTGAATTGGCAACCATTTTTCATCATAAATTGGTTTGGATCCATCCTTTTTTTGACGGTAACGGAAGAACGGTTCGGTTGAGTATGAATTTATTATTGATGCGTTGTGGTTTTCCGCCCGCCATTATCCTCAAAAACGATCGAAAAAAATACTACGAAGCGCTCAATCAAGCCAATAATGGCAATTATCAAAAACTAATGCTTTTGATGTGTCAAGCCTTGGAACGCAGCCTTAATATTTATTTGAATGCGATGCCTGACAGCAATACTGATTTTCAAAAAATTTCGGATATTGTGAGTGAACCAAATAGTCCTTATGGTCAAGAATACATCAGTTTACTGGCGCGTACCGGCAAAATTGACGCCTACAAAGAAGGCCGAAATTGGTACACTACCAAAGAAGCCATTGAGGATTATATTGAAAACAGACAGAGAAAAAGAGTTTTTTAGTGTTCAGTTGGAAATCGACTGAACACTAACTACCGCATACCTGTCTGCCGACCGGCAGGCTGAACACTCTTTTACTTGCTTTTCTCACCCACAAAATAGTCGTTCGAGTTTTTGAACAAGACATTGAAAGTGGTCAAACTTCCATAAATTCGGGTGATGTACTGTTGCAAATCGATTTTATCCGCTTCCTCAAGAGTACTTGCATTAATTTTTTGTTCCATTACACGAATTCGATCACGAACCATCGTGATTTTATGAAAAAAAGTATCTATCGGAACTTCTTTGTTTTGCGTGTTTGTACCGGGCTCCAAAATTATTTTACCGCCTTTCCATTTGTCGGCAATGGGGACAATTTGGGAAACATCGCTCCATTTTTCTAGAATTTTTTTCAAAGATTTTTCGACATCATAAAAGCTAACGGAGTCCACTTCGCCTTCAACAGCTTCTATAATTTCAAAATCGCTGTCAATATCGATTGTTTCCAATCCGCTTTCGATAAAAGTAATCCAATAATGTTTGGAAGTTACATTAGTTACCACTCCAAGTCCAAAATCCTGGTGCTTGAGACGTGAGCCTATTCCTAAAATATTCATATTTATTTATTTTTAATGTTTACAAAATCTTTTCAATAAAATCCATTTTAATGAATTCCCAGTTTTTAGAAAGCAGACAATTGGGCTCAAAATCTAAATCGGCAGCTGTAAAATCGACAATCATTGGTCTAATTTTACTAAAATCATCATTGTATGGATAACGTTTTTGAAAATAAGAAATCATTTCATTAAAGGTTATTTTTTCTAAAAAATAATGCAAATCCCAAAAGTCTTTTTTCCTTCCTCCACGCAAAACAACATCGAGTTTCATAGCAATAATTTCCTCAAGAGATGCCATTCGAACTGTGTCCACAACCAATTCTTCAAAAACAAAATCATCGGTGTAGTATAAATCAATTTTTACGAAATCGTTTTTAGAATTGCCTACTTCGAAATAAGTTCCAAACGCAACAATATCAGTCGAACTTGTATTAAAATAGGTGTATTTGTTTTGAAGAAATTTTTTGACGCTCTTAAAATCAATCGAACGATATTCGGCATCTGTAAATAAATCGATATCAACCGACATCCTATGTCCAATTTGCAGGCTCAAAGCTGTTCCTCCAACGAGTCGAAAAGACGAAAAAATTTCTTCTCGCATCAAATCGAGCAGAATTTCTTGCAATAAAGGTGAAACCGTATTCCAATGCAAATTTTTCAAAATATGCTACAATTGATGTTTCAATAATTTGATTTTCTCTACAACTTCTTTCCCATAAAAACGGCTGATTTCCTCTTTCTCCTCTTCGGTTCCTCTTGAAAAAACACGCTTAACAACGGCTACTTTCATTTGTTCCCAATCTATTTTATCGAAAGTAGTATCCCAAAATAAACCTTTTCTTAATTTTGAAATATCGGGTGTCTGCTGATTTTTTTTCTTGGCTTGTTTTACATCATAGAAAACTTGTAGTGTCATCAAAAAACCTTCTTCTAAGCGCAGTTTTTCTTCTATTTTAAGTGATAATTCTACATTCATTCTGCGGTTGCCTTTTATAATTGCGCCCAATGTTTGAGGATGTTCGCCAATAGCCATAGCAAATTGCCTTTTGTTGATGTTGCGTTTCAACAATTCTCGCTCCAAGAATTTTCCGGGATGCACTCCCTTTATAATGTCTAGTGTAGTTTGCATATCACAAATGTAAACAATTTTGTTTACATAATATAGGAAATAAATTAATCTACATTCTTACCCGCTTTAATGAGCTATTATAGCAAATCGAATTCAATTGTTGTAACTTTGCTCTTTTGCCAAAATTTATGCTAGAAAACGATAACAACATTGAAGTATTGGGTGCGAGAGTGCACAATCTAAAAAATATAGACGTTAAAATTCCAAGAGAAAAACTCGTGGTCATAACCGGACTTTCGGGTTCGGGAAAATCATCTTTGGCTTTCGACACCATTTATGCCGAAGGGCAACGCCGTTACGTAGAAACTTTTTCGGCCTATGCCCGACAATTTCTAGGTGGCTTGGAACGTCCCGATGTCGATAAAATTGACGGACTATCCCCTGTTATCGCCATTGAACAGAAAACTACGAGTAAAAGTCCGCGCTCAACTGTTGGCACCATTACCGAAATTTATGATTTCCTACGTTTGTTGTATGCTCGTGCGGCTGATGCTTACAGTTACAACACGGGAGAAAAAATGGTTTCCTACGACGATGCGCAAATCAAAGAATTGATTACCCAAGATTTTGCCGGAAAACGAATCAATATTCTAGCCCCAATCATTCGCGCCCGAAAAGGTCATTATGCCGAATTATTCCAGCAAATTGCCAAACAAGGCTTTTTGAAAGTCCGTATTAATGGCGACATCAAAGACATTACCACTGGAATGAAACTCGACCGGTACAAAACCCACGACATCGAAATCGTGATTGATAGAATGGTGATTGAGGATACGCCTGACAACAAAAAACGCCTGACCGAAAGCATTAAAACCGCGATGTATCAAGGCGAAAATGTGTTGATGATTTTAGACCAAGATACCAATGAAATTCGGTTTTTTAGTCGGAATTTAATGTGTCCAACAACGGGTATTTCGTATCAAAATCCGGAACCTAATTTATTTTCCTTTAATTCCCCAAAAGGGGCTTGCGACCATTGCAAAGGCTTGGGAACGGTAAATGAAATCAATATCAAAAAGATAATTCCTAATCCTAAACTTTCCATAAACAAAGGTGGTTTTGCTCCTTTGGGCGAATATAAAAGCAGTTGGATGTTCAAGCAATTGGAAATCATTGGCGAGAAATTTGGTTTCAAATTGACCGACTCCATTTCGACGATTTCCGAAGAAGCAATGGAAATGATTTTGAATGGCGGCAAAGAAAAATTCTCTGTCGAATCGAAAGTTTTAGGCGTAACCAAAGAATATAAAATTGAGTTTGAAGGAATCGCACATTTCATCAAAAACCAATATGACGAAAGCGGATCTACTTCGATCAAACGCTGGGCAAAGGAATTTATGGACGAAGTGAATTGTCCTGTTTGCGATGGTTCCCGATTGAAAAAAGAAGCTTTGTTTTTCAAAATAAAAGACAAAAATTTATCGGAATTGTGTACTATGGATATTTCCGATGTGACCGCTTGGTTTCTGGATTTGGACAATCATTTATCCGACAAACAAAAAATCATCGCGACCGAAGTAATCAAAGAAATCAAGGATCGATTAAACTTTTTGATGAATGTTGGTTTGGATTATTTGGCTTTAAGCCGAAGTTCCAAATCGCTTTCGGGCGGCGAGGCACAGCGCATCCGATTGGCGACACAAATTGGCTCTCAATTGGTGGGTGTTTTGTATATTTTGGACGAGCCAAGCATTGGATTACACCAAAGAGACAATGCTAAATTGATTCATTCCTTAGAGCAATTGCGCGACATTGGCAACTCGGTAATCGTCGTGGAGCACGATAAAGATATGATTGAGCAGGCCGATTATGTGATCGATATTGGTCCAAAAGCGGGGAAATATGGTGGCGAAATTATTAGCATTGGAACTCCAGCAGAAACACTACAATCAAATACCATTACGGCTCAATATTTGAATGGTAAAATGAAATTAGAAATTCCAAAAAAACGCCGTGAAGGCAATGGGAATTTCCTGAAACTGACGGGTGCCACTGGAAATAACTTGAAAAATGTTGCGGTAGAATTGCCTTTGGGCAAAATGATTTGCGTAACTGGAGTTTCGGGCAGCGGAAAATCGACATTGATTAATGAAACCCTTTACCCGATTTTAAACGCTTATTATTTTAATGGTGTCAAAAAACCGAAACCGTACAAAAAAATTGAAGGTTTGGAACATATTGATAAAGTGATTGATATAGACCAAAGCCCTATTGGAAGAACGCCACGCTCAAATCCTGCGACCTATACTGAGGTTTTTACCGAAATTAGAAATCTGTTTACGATGACTTCCGAGAGTATGATTCGGGGTTACAAAGCAGGACGTTTTAGTTTTAATGTGAAAGGTGGACGTTGCGAAACCTGCGAAGGTTCTGGAGTTCGAACGATAGAAATGAACTTTTTGCCCGATGTTTATGTAGAATGTGAAAGCTGTCAAGGAAAGCGTTTCAACAGAGAAACTTTGGAGATTCGCTATAAAGGAAAATCCATTTCGGATGTGTTGAATATGACGATTGACGAAGCCGTTCCTTTCTTTGAAAACATTCCGAAGATTTATCGAAAAGTCAAAACCTTACAAGATGTTGGTTTGGGATATATTACATTGGGTCAACAAAGTACCACACTTTCGGGAGGCGAAGCACAGCGCATCAAACTAGCGGGAGAATTATCTAAAAAAGATACCGGAAATACGTTTTATATTCTCGATGAACCTACAACTGGATTGCATTTTGAAGATATTCGGGTGTTGATGGAAGTGATTAATAAATTGGTCGATAAAGGCAATACCATCTTAATTATCGAGCACAATATGGACGTAATCAAACTAGCCGATTACATCATCGACATTGGTCCTGAAGGTGGAAAAGGTGGTGGTGAAGTAGTTGCCAAAGGAACTCCGGAAGAAGTTACCAAAAACAAAAAAAGTTATACCGCTCAGTTTTTAAAGAAGGAGTTGGTTCAGTTTTAGCATCAAAAAAAGCATCATTATCTAACTATAATGATGCTTTTTTGATGATGAAATAGACTTTAGCGAAGTCTTTTTCTATAGTTTTTGTGTAAAGCAAAAAGTTACAAGGTTACGACATCTAGCGCATTACTATTGTTTTTTACCGATGATTTTTTATTGATTTCTGCAAAATTTAGTGGCAGAAATTCATTGAAACCGGCACTTTCGATTATTTGTTCTTCCTCTGCAATTATTTTTTCAATTGTTTTGCTTGGTTTTGTGACTAAAATTGGTTCAGGATATAGAAAACCAGAGTCATCAATTGATGTAATTTTCAATTGTTGGTTGACTGCTGCTGTTTTCAAAACGGCGATTGCATCGTAAGCATTAGACAATTCTGCATATTTCAGAGCAGTAAATCCTTGGCCATCTTTAATGTCACGATCGGCACCTTTTAGCAATAAGTATTCAATAATTTCTACTTTGTTATAGCGCGCAGCATACATCAGGGGGGTTAGTCCGTTTATTTTCTTATTCACTTTCGTGCCACTTTCTATAATTTGCTTCACTGTTTCTATTTCCCCTTTGCTAATGGCAACGGCTAAAATAGATGGAGTTTCGGAAAATACATTTAGTTTTTTTTGATTTCCACTAACGGTAGTATTGGAAGCAACGGAAATAGTAGAAAATGCAAATAAGGTAATTCCTAAATAAATGATAAAATTTTTCATTGTAATTAGATTTAAATTGTTAATTATTGTTGTTTTTGTTTTTAAGATTGTTTGTGAGTAAATTAGGTTTAAGAACGGTCTGCATCTGATTGACTTAATTTGCTTGCCTTATTATTAAAATATCAATAAAAATGATTAATTTTAAATATATCATAAAACAGACAGTCAATATTGCCATTTATTTATCAAATGTACAATTTATAAAGACGATATTCCAAGAAAAATAGGAAATATTTCTTCTTAAAATCAATTTTTATTCATTACGCATTCGATTGCTTATTTTTAGAAAGTAATCATTCTATAGCGGTGTATCTAATTGAATTAAATAATGTGTTTATGTTAATTAGTGGTGTTTTTAGTAAAAAATGTTTTTATAAAACCTGATTTACTAATAATTCAATAATAAAATGAATTTTTTTTGGAAATGAAGTTAATTATTGTTGGTCAAGTATTAAAATTGGAATAGTGCTACGGTCAAATTTATTAAATACAATACCCTCAAAACACCAAAGTATTGCCTAGAAATCAGTTTTAGTCATCCTCAGTAGAAATCTTTTGGCGACATTATAAAAATTATAAAAAGTATTGCTTCGCATTTTTTCAAAAAAGAATTACTTTAGCACTGAAGTCTAAATTGAAGCTTTCTTGAGGAGGATCAAGTCAGTTTTTAGACGGTAGATCAGATGACAATTGTAAAAGTTTAAAAATAAAGATTATGAAATTAGAAGATTTTGGTAACGATGAAGAAAAAGCCATTCAGGATAAACTGAAAAGAAAAACTTGGAATGAGATTCGTACCAATGACAGTTGGGGAATTTTCAAAATTATGTCTGAGTTTGTCAATGGTTATGAATCGATGGCTCGGATTGGACCTTGTGTGACCATATTTGGTTCAGCTAGAACTAAACCCAATAATCAATATTATCTTTTGGCTGAAAAAATTGCGTACAAAATCAGCAAAGCTGGCTATGGCATCATAACAGGTGGCGGTCCTGGCATTATGGAAGCGGGAAATAAAGGAGCGCACTACGGCGGAGGCACTTCGGTGGGCTTGAATATCGAATTGCCGTTTGAACAACATTTTAACCCCTTTATTGATAGTGATAAAAACCTGAATTTCGATTATTTTTTTGTTCGAAAAGTGATGTTTGTCAAATATTCACAGGGGTTTGTGGTTATGCCTGGTGGATTTGGAACCTTGGACGAAATGTTTGAAGCCTTGACTTTAATTCAAACCAAAAAAATTGGTAAATTTCCGATTATTTTAGTGGGAAGTGCTTTTTGGTCCGGATTGATCGATTGGATTAAGACGGTTTTACTGGAACAAGAACATACCATTAATCCTGAAGACCTAGACTTGTTTAAAATTGTCGATACGGAAGATGAAGTCCTAGATGTTCTGGATAAATTTTACAAAAAATACGATTTATCTCCTAACTTCTAAACCGTTTTCTATAAATAAGTTCACAACTAGATGGTCTACCTTTGAAATCAATTCCAAAATACCTCTTACTACTTTTAGTTTTCTTTGGCTCAACGAAACAGTATGGGCAACATCATTCTCTAATTGATGTAGAAGTCAATATAGACCATAAAACGCTGACCGTACTTCAGGAGATTGAATATTTTAATCAATCTGAGGACAGCTTGACTTCGATTGTTTTGAATGATTGGAACAATGCCTACTCAACGAAAACTTCACCTTTGGGAAAGCGTTTTTCGGACGAATTTTACAGAGGATTTCATTTGGCCGCCGATAAAGAGCGGGGGAGCACTCAAATAAAAAACATCACTAACAATGCTGCTGTTCCTCTTTCTTGGGAAAGAACTGAAAGAAATCCGGATTTGATTGTTGTGAAATTAAAGCAAAAGCTGGCTCCAAATGAAAAAATAGTATTGCATTTGGATTACATTGTAAAAGTTCCTAGCGATAAATTCACCAATTATGGCTACTCCGAGCGGGGTGGAATGTACCTAAAAAACTGGTTTCTAGCCGCTGCGCGCTATGAGAATCATTCCTTTATAAGGTACAACAATTTAAATTTAGACGATATTACCAATGCCGTTTCAAATTTTGATGTTTTAGTGCGAATCCCAAAAAACATCCAATTAACAAGCGATTTAAACGAAATCTCTACTACGCAGACTGACCGTTTTACCATTCACAAACTCCAAGGAAATACCAGAACTGACTTCAGTGTTTTTGTCGAGCCCGATACTAGTTTTCGTAGTTTCAAAAATAATACGGTGGAAGTTTTGACCAATTTAAGAGGCTATAAAGCGGACGAAATTCAGAAAGCGATTGCTATCGACCGCATCGTCACCTTTACCAGTGACTTAATCGGAAAACCTCATACCGAAAAAATCACCGTGGCGCAAGCCGATTATGACCGTAATCCGTTTTATGGATTGAACCAGATGCCGACTTTTTTGGTTCCTTTTCCGGATGATTTTCTTTTTGAAATTAAATTTTTGAAAACCTATTTGAATAATTATTTAAAAAATAATTTGAAGTTAGACCCGAGAAAAGACAATTGGATTTATGATGGGATTCAGGTTTATACCATGATGCGCTACATCGAGGAATATTATCCAGATTGCAAAATGACGGGTCGTATTTCGGATTTTAAATTATTCAAAGGCTTTCATCTTTTAAATTTAGAATTCAATGAGCAATACAGCTATTTTTATTTGCTAATGGCTCGAAAAAATTTGGATCAACCACTAGGAAACTCTAAAAACACTTTGATTAAATTCAACGAACAGATAGCAAGTAAATATAGGGCGGGTTTGAGTTTAATTTATTTGGATAACTATTTGGGGAATAACTCAGTTTCTACTAGTATTCGTCAATTTAATGCGCTGAATGCCGAAAAAATGGGTGCCCAAAATGATTTTGAAACCCTTTTGAAATCGAATACAAAAAAAGACATTGATTGGTTTTTTAAAACGATTATCAACTCCAGAGAAATTATTGATTATAAATTTGCCAATGTTTCGAAAACGACTGACAGCATTTCATTTTCTTTGAAAAATAAAACTAAAATTGCGGTACCCATTTCGGTTTATGGCTTGAAAAATGACAGCATCGTCTTCAAGAAATGGATAGAACCCAAATTGAACGACAGTATTTATACCTTGGAGCGAAAACAGGCAAACAAAATTGTTATCAATTATAAAAATGAAGTTCCGGAATTTAATTTGCGAAATAATTGGAAGAAATTAGAAGGCTTTTACCCTAATAATCGCCCGGTGAAATTTGCTTTTATTAAAGATTTAGAAGATCCTTACTACAACCAAATTATTTATGCGCCGATTTTAACCTACAATGTTTATGATGGCCTTTCGCCAGGAGTACGATTTCATAATAGAGCCATTTTAAATCGTCCTTTTGTCTATGATATCAATCCGACCTATTCGATAAAATCCGAATCATTGACCGGTTCCGCCATTTTTATGATTAACAAGGATTATAGAAATAGTACGTTCTTTAATGTCCGATATTCCGTTAGTGCTAATTATTTTCATTATGCGCCAGATGCCAGTTATTTGAAAATAAATCCAATGGTTTTAATGCAAATCCGAAGCGAAGATTATCGAGATAACCGCAAGCAATTTTTGCTGATGCGCCAAGTCATTATCAATCGCGAAAAAAGTGATATTGTTATTGATAGTTCGCTGCAAGATTATTCAGTTTTCGATTTAAAATACATCAACACCAGAACTGAATTGACGAATCATATTAGCTTCGTTGGGGACGTTCAGTTTTCGGGTGAATTTGGTAAAATTTCAACTGAAATACAATATCGAAAATTGTTCGAGGACAACCGCCAACTCAATCTGCGGATGTATGCAGGAGCATTTACATATAACAAAAGCAATTCGGATTTTTATAGTTTTGCTTTAGACCGACCCACCGATTACCTTTTTGATTATGCTTATTTGGGCAGATCCTCGGAGACGGGACTCGTCAGTCAAGAATTTATATTAGCTGAAGGCGGTTTCAAATCAAAACTTGAACCGGCCTACGGCAATCAATGGATAACAACACTCAACGGGAGTTATTCGATTTGGAATTGGATCGAAGCCTATGGAGATATTGGTTTTGTTAAGAACAGCAATCAAAAGGAAAAATTTCTATTTGACACGGGTATCCGATTCAATCTCTTGACAGATTACTTCGAATTATTTTTTCCGATATATTCCAGCAAGGGATGGGAAATTTCACAACCTCATTATAACGAAAAAATAAGATTTGTCATCACTCTCAATCCA is part of the Flavobacterium nackdongense genome and encodes:
- the uvrA gene encoding excinuclease ABC subunit UvrA gives rise to the protein MQIDLSKLDPKKNIIIKGAQVHNLKNVDVAIPRNKLVVITGLSGSGKSSLAFDTLYAEGQRRYVESLSSYARQFLGRLDKPKVEYIKGIAPAIAIEQKVNTTNARSTVGTSTEIYDYIKLLFARVGRTFSPISGQEVKKNTVSDVISEVKNIKTDSRWLLLAPIHLEHGRALEDKLKALLNQGFSRILVNNETVRLDELDAHSLDDKDILLIVDRIVVNAETSAEEEFYNRLADAVQTAFYEGKGICYLQELNSHQRFSYSNNFELDGITFLEPNVHLFSFNNPYGACPVCEGYGNIIGIDEELVIPNTSLSIFENAIYPWRGESMGWFRDELVNSAYKFDFPIHKPFFELSESQKELIWTGNKFFQGLNAFFKELEEKNYKIQNRVMLSRYRGKTKCHSCKGKRLRIEASYVKINGKTVSDLVDLPIKHLVTFFKNIDLNVYENQIAKRLLVEINNRLSFLTEVGLDYLTLNRNSATLSGGESQRINLATSLGSSLVGSMYILDEPSIGLHPKDTERLIKVLESLRDLGNTVIVVEHDEDIMKAADMIIDIGPEAGTFGGELVAQGTFDEILKSTSLTAKYLNGELEIKTPRIRRKWSNYIEILGARENNLQNIDVKFPLECLTVITGVSGSGKSTLVKKILFPAMQKKLDGVGDKAGQFSEMRGYYHKIQHIEYVDQNPIGRSSRSNPVTYIKAYDDIRDLFAKEKLSKIRGYQAKHFSFNVDGGRCETCKGEGTINVEMVFMADVQLHCETCNGKRFKKEVLEVTFEGKNIHDVLTMTVDDSISFFTANKQTKIIQKLQPLQDVGLGYVQLGQSSSTLSGGEAQRIKLASFLVKGATKEKALFVFDEPTTGLHFHDIKKLLASFEALIDKGHSILVIEHNLDLIKCADWIIDLGPEGGENGGQLLAEGTPEDVIKNKKSVTAKYLKEKL
- a CDS encoding helix-turn-helix transcriptional regulator, producing the protein MQTTLDIIKGVHPGKFLERELLKRNINKRQFAMAIGEHPQTLGAIIKGNRRMNVELSLKIEEKLRLEEGFLMTLQVFYDVKQAKKKNQQTPDISKLRKGLFWDTTFDKIDWEQMKVAVVKRVFSRGTEEEKEEISRFYGKEVVEKIKLLKHQL
- a CDS encoding nucleotidyl transferase AbiEii/AbiGii toxin family protein: MKNLHWNTVSPLLQEILLDLMREEIFSSFRLVGGTALSLQIGHRMSVDIDLFTDAEYRSIDFKSVKKFLQNKYTYFNTSSTDIVAFGTYFEVGNSKNDFVKIDLYYTDDFVFEELVVDTVRMASLEEIIAMKLDVVLRGGRKKDFWDLHYFLEKITFNEMISYFQKRYPYNDDFSKIRPMIVDFTAADLDFEPNCLLSKNWEFIKMDFIEKIL
- a CDS encoding Fic family protein, producing MSKIDLGYRTEFQSTFERLYQKKQDLQASRPLPNIALNKIRESLSIEWTYNSNSIEGNTLSLRETQMVLQEGITIKGKSLREHFEAHNHDKAIDYLFSIINDNYVLRSIDILSLHGLVLRSIEEDFAGRIRNGGVRISGANFVPPNANKVSDLLDELIDFVNTNPMELNDIELATIFHHKLVWIHPFFDGNGRTVRLSMNLLLMRCGFPPAIILKNDRKKYYEALNQANNGNYQKLMLLMCQALERSLNIYLNAMPDSNTDFQKISDIVSEPNSPYGQEYISLLARTGKIDAYKEGRNWYTTKEAIEDYIENRQRKRVF